The following proteins come from a genomic window of Salvia hispanica cultivar TCC Black 2014 chromosome 4, UniMelb_Shisp_WGS_1.0, whole genome shotgun sequence:
- the LOC125222416 gene encoding uncharacterized protein LOC125222416 isoform X1: MSSYDKSDVAEREVKDRGEKEENKDEEKGGFLDKVKGFIHDIGEKIEGTIGFGKPTADVTEIHIPHISMEKAEIVVDVLVTNPNPVPIPLIDINYLVESDGRKLVSGLIPDAGTIHAHGSETVKLPLCLIYDDIKSTYDDIQPGSVIPYRVKVDLIVDVPVFGRLTFPLEKTGEIPIPYKPEIDLDKINFDKFSFEETSATLHLKLGNQNDFDLCLNDIDFEIWLCDVSIGSADLNKPTNIEKKGTGFIDVPITFRPKDCGSALWDMIRGRGTGYAIKGNINVDTPFGPMKLPITKEGGETRLKKNKEDGGDDDDDEVCL; the protein is encoded by the coding sequence ATGTCGTCTTACGATAAGTCAGATGTGGCCGAAAGGGAAGTGAAGGACAGAGgggagaaagaagagaataaagaTGAGGAGAAGGGTGGCTTTTTGGACAAGGTTAAAGGTTTCATCCACGACATTGGTGAGAAAATTGAGGGAACAATCGGATTTGGGAAGCCAACTGCAGATGTTACTGAGATCCACATCCCTCATATCAGTATGGAGAAGGCCGAGATAGTTGTGGATGTCCTAGTCACGAACCCGAATCCTGTTCCAATCCCCCTCATCGACATAAACTATTTGGTCGAGAGCGATGGGAGGAAGCTGGTCTCTGGGTTGATTCCCGATGCGGGGACAATCCACGCACATGGCTCCGAGACTGTCAAGCTGCCACTTTGTCTTATATACGATGATATCAAGAGTACGTACGATGATATCCAACCCGGGAGTGTGATTCCTTACAGAGTTAAGGTCGACCTCATTGTGGATGTGCCTGTGTTTGGCAGGCTTACTTTTCCCCTCGAGAAGACCGGGGAGATCCCCATTCCTTACAAACCAGAGATTGATCTCGACAAGATTAATTTCGATAAATTCTCTTTCGAAGAAACCAGTGCCACGCTTCATTTGAAGCTGGGAAACCAGAACGACTTCGACCTATGCCTTAATGATATTGACTTTGAGATTTGGCTATGCGATGTGAGCATTGGCAGCGCTGATCTCAACAAGCCTACTAATATCGAGAAGAAGGGGACGGGCTTCATTGATGTTCCCATCACGTTTAGGCCCAAGGACTGTGGCTCTGCCCTTTGGGATATGATACGAGGAAGGGGGACAGGCTACGCCATAAAAGGAAACATCAATGTGGACACGCCTTTTGGGCCTATGAAGCTTCCGATTACTAAGGAGGGTGGCGAAACTCGTCTCAAGAAGAACAAGGAAGATGGAggcgatgatgatgatgatgaggtATGCTTATAA
- the LOC125222416 gene encoding uncharacterized protein LOC125222416 isoform X2, protein MSSYDKSDVAEREVKDRGEKEENKDEEKGGFLDKVKGFIHDIGEKIEGTIGFGKPTADVTEIHIPHISMEKAEIVVDVLVTNPNPVPIPLIDINYLVESDGRKLVSGLIPDAGTIHAHGSETVKLPLCLIYDDIKSTYDDIQPGSVIPYRVKVDLIVDVPVFGRLTFPLEKTGEIPIPYKPEIDLDKINFDKFSFEETSATLHLKLGNQNDFDLCLNDIDFEIWLCDVSIGSADLNKPTNIEKKGTGFIDVPITFRPKDCGSALWDMIRGRGTGYAIKGNINVDTPFGPMKLPITKEGGETRLKKNKEDGGDDDDDEE, encoded by the exons ATGTCGTCTTACGATAAGTCAGATGTGGCCGAAAGGGAAGTGAAGGACAGAGgggagaaagaagagaataaagaTGAGGAGAAGGGTGGCTTTTTGGACAAGGTTAAAGGTTTCATCCACGACATTGGTGAGAAAATTGAGGGAACAATCGGATTTGGGAAGCCAACTGCAGATGTTACTGAGATCCACATCCCTCATATCAGTATGGAGAAGGCCGAGATAGTTGTGGATGTCCTAGTCACGAACCCGAATCCTGTTCCAATCCCCCTCATCGACATAAACTATTTGGTCGAGAGCGATGGGAGGAAGCTGGTCTCTGGGTTGATTCCCGATGCGGGGACAATCCACGCACATGGCTCCGAGACTGTCAAGCTGCCACTTTGTCTTATATACGATGATATCAAGAGTACGTACGATGATATCCAACCCGGGAGTGTGATTCCTTACAGAGTTAAGGTCGACCTCATTGTGGATGTGCCTGTGTTTGGCAGGCTTACTTTTCCCCTCGAGAAGACCGGGGAGATCCCCATTCCTTACAAACCAGAGATTGATCTCGACAAGATTAATTTCGATAAATTCTCTTTCGAAGAAACCAGTGCCACGCTTCATTTGAAGCTGGGAAACCAGAACGACTTCGACCTATGCCTTAATGATATTGACTTTGAGATTTGGCTATGCGATGTGAGCATTGGCAGCGCTGATCTCAACAAGCCTACTAATATCGAGAAGAAGGGGACGGGCTTCATTGATGTTCCCATCACGTTTAGGCCCAAGGACTGTGGCTCTGCCCTTTGGGATATGATACGAGGAAGGGGGACAGGCTACGCCATAAAAGGAAACATCAATGTGGACACGCCTTTTGGGCCTATGAAGCTTCCGATTACTAAGGAGGGTGGCGAAACTCGTCTCAAGAAGAACAAGGAAGATGGAggcgatgatgatgatgatgag GAATGA
- the LOC125222524 gene encoding ankyrin repeat protein SKIP35-like: METKKVTVFDIEGGAGSEIECKGLDIENQINMDEPHCSEIEMMEMETAETEISRMCNEGENGSEIVGFSSEKCEGRSHRNVVFSREAPLVVKEDASSSCSCGAEKLKSRLAASDSLPGKSGRKLSRQDRIELGRLFQGAVSSHDWELSESLILLADPQTLNDALCIALDSVWFLSTQQELHGITGLIKKIIANGAYDFTRAALRTSFLASCVSACQSRTMSLTDTVTVMAQRLHERLQECNGDEVLKAEAGAKVQKFTEWALKCISFHSRCQGNRGRVGHNSPVEIQLQLSAFKTFLDLAGNHLTGKDFTEAFDAACFPLTLFSSSFDPGWASGISATAIQGLLGMLVEGGADNVNQCFLEASRFGSTELVRILLQIAQRNSLDVDVDLALGFASHYAKIGTMECLVEEGNATAFLGPLMRAAERGCMAVVQWFVQRGCRDMELCLALTAATSRSQVGAASYLLPHVPQHVLAALSIEILKAAGERSGGSLEGVAFLLHADFLGDPIATYAVADSIARSEDEAIAPELRAFLKEHWSDVAFLEGLREGEVHFSNLVQILRWGESPVCLRDLPAPLRVTIAYLPLYRECVKAGGRLLSQRHRGQLVEAARRLEGVVLDEPGQRRELMAVLEHHLPPFFITAQGSGVEK, from the exons ATGGAAACAAAGAAGGTGACTGTATTCGATATAGAAGGTGGGGCTGGAAGTGAAATTGAATGCAAAGGGTTAGACATTGAGAATCAGATCAATATGGATGAGCCTCACTGTTCTGAGATTGAAATGATGGAAATGGAAACGGCTGAGACTGAGATATCGAGGATGTGCAATGAGGGGGAAAATGGATCTGAGATTGTTGGCTTTAGCTCTGAGAAGTGCGAGGGAAGAAGCCATAGAAATGTGGTTTTCTCTAGAGAAGCTCCTCTTGTCGTTAAGGAAGATGCCAGTAGCTCTTGTAGCTGTGGGGCTGAGAAACTGAAATCCAGATTGGCTGCTTCTGATTCTCTGCCTGGAAAGAGTGGGAGGAAGCTCAGTCGACAAGATAGAATTGAACTAGGTCGATTGTTTCAGGGTGCTGTGAGTTCCCATGACTGGGAGCTTTCTGAGAGTCTGATCTTGTTGGCTGATCCACAGACTCTAAATGATGCACTGTGCATTGCTTTGGATTCAGTCTGGTTTTTGAGCACACAGCAAGAGTTACATGGAATTACTGGATTAATCAAGAAGATTATTGCTAATGGGGCGTATGACTTTACTCGAGCAGCACTCAGGACTTCCTTTCTTGCTTCATGTGTTTCTGCTTGCCAAAGTCGCACAATGAGCCTTACTGACACTGTTACTGTAATGGCGCAAAG GTTACATGAAAGGCTTCAAGAGTGCAACGGGGATGAAGTCTTGAAGGCTGAAGCTGGCGCTAAAGTTCAGAAATTTACCGAGTGGGCtcttaaatgtataagtttcCATTCTCGCTGCCAGGGAAACAGGGGCAGAGTAGGCCACAATTCTCCTGTTGAGATACAACTACAGCTATCTGCTTTCAAGACCTTCCTGGATCTTGCAGGCAACCATCTTACCGGGAAGGATTTTACTGAAGCTTTTGATGCAGCTTGCTTCCCACTTACCCTCTTCTCTAGCTCATTTGATCCTGGATGGGCATCAGGTATATCAGCTACTGCAATCCAAGGATTACTGGGCATGCTAGTTGAGGGTGGCGCAGACAATGTTAACCAGTGTTTTTTGGAGGCTTCACGTTTTGGGAGTACTGAACTTGTTCGCATTTTATTGCAG ATTGCTCAAAGGAACAGCTTGGATGTGGATGTTGATCTGGCCCTGGGCTTTGCTTCACACTATGCTAAAATTGGTACTATGGAATGTCTAGTCGAAGAGGGTAATGCTACGGCTTTCTTGGGTCCTTTGATGAGAGCTGCCGAAAGGGGCTGCATGGCCGTTGTTCAGTGGTTCGTCCAAAGGGGTTGCCGAGACATGGAACTCTGTCTTGCCCTTACAGCTGCCACTTCACGCAGTCAAGTAGGTGCCGCTTCATATCTTCTCCCTCACGTTCCTCAGCACGTTCTCGCTGCCCTCAGTATCGAAATACTCAAGGCCGCTGGCGAGCGAAGTGGTGGCTCTCTCGAAGGGGTAGCTTTCCTCCTCCACGCAGACTTTCTGGGGGACCCCATAGCAACCTACGCCGTCGCCGACAGCATCGCCAGATCAGAAGATGAGGCGATCGCCCCTGAGTTGAGGGCGTTTTTGAAAGAACACTGGTCGGACGTCGCGTTCTTGGAGGGACTAAGGGAAGGAGAGGTACACTTCTCAAACCTAGTCCAGATTCTGAGATGGGGCGAGTCGCCAGTTTGTCTGAGGGATCTGCCCGCCCCGCTGAGGGTGACGATAGCGTACCTGCCTCTGTATAGGGAGTGTGTGAAGGCGGGAGGGCGGCTGTTGTCTCAGAGGCACCGGGGACAGCTGGTGGAAGCCGCGAGGCGGCTGGAGGGGGTGGTCCTCGATGAGCCCGGGCAAAGGAGAGAACTAATGGCAGTCTTGGAGCATCATCTACCTCCATTTTTCATCACTGCTCAAGGTTCAGGTGTAGAAAAGTAA
- the LOC125222350 gene encoding 60S ribosomal protein L18a-like, whose amino-acid sequence MVTYRFHQYQVVGRALPTETEEHPKIFRMKLWATNEVRAKSKFWYFLRKLKKVKKSNGQVLAINEIFEKNPTTIKNYGIWLRYQSRTGYHNMYKEYRDTTLNGGVEQMYTEMASRHRVRSHCIQIIKTATVPAKLCKRESTKQFHDSKIKFPLVYKVVRPPSRKLKTTYKATRPNLFM is encoded by the exons ATGGTGACATACAGG TTTCATCAGTACCAGGTGGTGGGGAGGGCGCTGCCCACCGAGACGGAGGAGCACCCTAAGATATTCCGCATGAAGCTTTGGGCCACCAATGAGGTTCGCGCCAAGTCCAAGTTCTG GTATTTCTTGAGAAAGCTTAAGAAGGTGAAGAAGAGCAATGGTCAGGTTCTTGCCATCAATGAG ATATTTGAGAAGAATCCAACGACAATCAAGAACTATGGGATCTGGCTGCGGTACCAAAGTAGAACCGGCTACCACAACATGTACAAGGAGTATCGTGATACGACCTTGAATGGTGGCGTTGAGCAGATGTACACTGAGATGGCTTCTCGTCACAGGGTGCGCAGTCATTGCATCCAGATCATCAAGACAGCCACTGTCCCGGCAAAGCTTTGCAAGAGGGAGAGCACCAAGCAGTTCCATGATTCCAAGATCAAATTTCCATTGGTGTACAAGGTGGTGAGGCCACCGAGCAGGAAGCTCAAAACCACTTACAAAGCAACCAGGCCAAACTTATTTATGTAA